One part of the Microbacterium aurugineum genome encodes these proteins:
- the folP gene encoding dihydropteroate synthase produces the protein MTGIWGIVNVTPDSFSDGGRYLDVDHAVAHGLRLRAEGATVLDVGGESTRPGAERVGEHVEQQRVIPVIERLAAAGVPVSIDTLSAATAAAAVRAGARIVNDVSGGLADPEMRAAVAESGADFVIGHWRGFSADMYANAEYRRVAREVAGELHERMGEAAVAGIAPSRVIVDPGIGFAKTGAQNWDVLRGLEEIVALGPRVLIGTSRKRFLAETLRQETGTDDEVSESRRDLATAVTSALAAQAGAWAVRVHDVAATRDALAITHAWTG, from the coding sequence ATGACGGGCATCTGGGGCATCGTCAACGTCACGCCCGACTCCTTCAGCGACGGCGGGCGCTACCTCGATGTCGATCATGCGGTCGCGCACGGTTTGCGACTGCGTGCCGAGGGAGCGACCGTGCTGGACGTCGGCGGTGAATCCACCAGGCCGGGTGCGGAGCGGGTCGGCGAGCACGTCGAGCAGCAGCGCGTCATCCCCGTGATCGAGCGACTCGCCGCTGCCGGTGTGCCCGTGAGCATCGATACGCTCAGTGCGGCCACCGCTGCCGCGGCCGTGCGTGCGGGCGCCCGTATCGTGAACGACGTCTCCGGCGGGCTCGCCGACCCGGAGATGCGTGCGGCCGTCGCCGAGTCTGGCGCGGACTTCGTCATCGGCCACTGGCGCGGCTTCTCCGCGGACATGTACGCGAACGCCGAGTACCGCCGTGTCGCCCGCGAGGTCGCCGGCGAACTCCACGAGCGCATGGGGGAGGCGGCCGTGGCCGGGATCGCCCCGTCGCGCGTGATCGTCGATCCGGGTATCGGCTTCGCGAAGACCGGGGCGCAGAACTGGGACGTGCTGCGCGGACTCGAGGAGATCGTCGCGCTCGGGCCCCGGGTCCTGATCGGCACGTCGCGCAAGCGTTTCCTGGCGGAGACACTGCGCCAGGAGACCGGCACCGACGACGAGGTGTCGGAGTCGCGCCGTGATCTCGCGACGGCTGTCACGAGCGCGCTCGCCGCGCAGGCCGGAGCGTGGGCCGTGCGGGTCCACGATGTGGCCGCGACCCGCGATGCGCTCGCGATAACGCATGCCTGGACGGGCTGA
- the folB gene encoding dihydroneopterin aldolase produces MDFLDEIVLTGLTVFGRHGVYAHEREDGQEFSIDLRLRMSLDQAAASDDVADTVHYGELAEKVAAVVGGEPVNLIETLAERIAAVALEDVRVQNVTVTVHKPHAPIPLSFADVAVTVHRSRAPEAMEDITI; encoded by the coding sequence ATGGATTTCCTCGATGAGATCGTCCTCACCGGCCTGACCGTCTTCGGCCGCCACGGCGTCTATGCGCACGAGCGGGAGGACGGGCAGGAGTTCTCGATCGATCTGCGTCTGCGGATGTCGCTGGACCAGGCGGCGGCGTCGGATGACGTGGCCGACACGGTGCATTACGGAGAACTGGCCGAGAAGGTGGCAGCGGTGGTGGGGGGCGAGCCGGTGAACCTGATCGAGACGCTCGCCGAACGGATCGCCGCCGTGGCGCTGGAAGACGTGCGCGTGCAGAACGTCACCGTCACCGTGCACAAGCCGCACGCCCCGATTCCGCTCAGCTTCGCCGATGTGGCCGTCACGGTGCACCGCAGCCGTGCGCCCGAGGCGATGGAAGACATCACGATATGA
- a CDS encoding DUF2520 domain-containing protein produces the protein MPRDGRLGVGIIGAGRVGPVIGAALGGAGHAVVGITSGSDDERASAVLPDVPVLDALDVVRRAELVIIAVPSEQLPSLVAGIAEVGGWQVGQLVLHTDPAFGIEVLSPAAARGAIPLAVHPAITFTGTSIDLRQLQAGFAAVTAPAAVLPIAQALAVEMGCEPVVIAEADRPAYADAIATATEFSRSIIGQSTARLREIGVENPGGYLSALVQSTVERALREASDPSPLI, from the coding sequence GTGCCGCGGGACGGGCGACTCGGCGTCGGGATCATCGGCGCCGGGCGCGTCGGTCCCGTGATCGGAGCCGCGCTCGGTGGGGCAGGGCACGCCGTGGTCGGGATCACGAGCGGCTCCGACGATGAGCGTGCCTCTGCGGTCCTTCCCGATGTGCCGGTGCTCGATGCGCTCGACGTCGTGCGTCGCGCCGAACTCGTGATCATCGCGGTCCCCTCGGAGCAGCTGCCCTCGCTCGTCGCGGGTATCGCCGAGGTGGGCGGTTGGCAGGTCGGACAGCTCGTGCTGCACACGGATCCGGCGTTCGGCATCGAGGTTCTGAGTCCTGCCGCCGCACGCGGTGCGATCCCCCTCGCCGTGCACCCGGCGATCACCTTCACCGGGACGTCGATCGACCTCCGCCAGCTGCAGGCCGGCTTCGCCGCGGTGACCGCGCCCGCTGCTGTGCTGCCCATCGCTCAGGCGCTCGCCGTGGAGATGGGCTGCGAACCGGTCGTGATCGCCGAGGCCGACCGTCCCGCGTACGCCGACGCGATCGCCACCGCGACCGAGTTCTCCCGGTCGATCATTGGGCAGTCGACCGCAAGGCTGCGTGAGATCGGCGTGGAGAACCCGGGCGGATACCTGTCGGCGCTGGTGCAGTCGACCGTCGAACGCGCCCTTCGCGAGGCATCGGATCCTTCTCCGCTGATCTGA
- a CDS encoding DUF3180 domain-containing protein has translation MRRTSLGVLVVLALLAGGAGFLLDHILTVSGRITFTPSLLLPVLLLLIAVASVGVAWPVRRSVRSGIRIDPFRALRAATLARASSLLGAIMAGFGAGLLAFLLSRPVVPQVGSTVAMLALIGSAIILVIAALVAEQFCTLPKDPDDSEPRDHAPQPGGGH, from the coding sequence ATGAGGCGCACGTCCCTCGGCGTCCTCGTCGTCCTCGCACTGCTCGCCGGCGGCGCGGGATTCCTCCTCGATCACATCCTCACGGTGTCGGGCCGAATCACGTTCACGCCGTCGCTGCTGCTGCCCGTGCTGCTCCTGCTGATCGCCGTCGCCTCGGTGGGGGTCGCCTGGCCGGTCCGGCGCAGCGTGCGGTCGGGGATCCGCATCGATCCGTTCCGCGCCCTCCGTGCGGCGACACTCGCCCGTGCCTCGAGCCTGCTCGGGGCGATCATGGCCGGCTTCGGGGCCGGCCTACTGGCGTTCCTCCTGTCCCGTCCCGTCGTTCCGCAGGTAGGGTCGACTGTGGCCATGCTGGCCCTGATCGGAAGCGCGATCATCCTCGTGATCGCCGCTCTCGTCGCCGAACAGTTCTGCACCCTGCCGAAGGATCCTGATGACTCAGAACCCAGAGACCACGCCCCTCAACCCGGCGGAGGGCACTGA
- a CDS encoding DUF1345 domain-containing protein, whose amino-acid sequence MYKREFANDERHADLRDRSRRLRRTARLSRDRTTRQARGWWGAIGYGAALVGQVAMIVLGVIVNFGVENGVAQLDWLGAWALVGTLYASLALLGLGLSARLPADARPHRFIASRLSRIVATSTTILASMTGLTAALRVLALSPDWLVGLRTTIIGVWVMVLAWGFLHWGFAQIYFQRSLTADEPQFDFPRTPLPRMVDFVYFSFTVGSSFAASDVTVLSSRTRWTVVWHSVSSFFFNGLIIVLALNTIMSNGFR is encoded by the coding sequence ATGTACAAGCGCGAGTTCGCGAACGACGAACGCCACGCAGATCTGCGTGATCGCTCGCGACGGTTGCGGAGGACCGCTCGCCTGTCGAGAGATCGGACGACTCGGCAGGCGAGAGGGTGGTGGGGCGCGATCGGCTATGGAGCGGCGCTCGTCGGCCAGGTGGCGATGATCGTCCTGGGCGTCATCGTGAACTTCGGCGTCGAGAACGGCGTCGCGCAGCTCGACTGGCTCGGCGCATGGGCTCTGGTCGGGACCCTCTATGCCTCTTTGGCACTCCTCGGGCTCGGCCTCTCCGCCCGGCTCCCGGCGGACGCTCGGCCGCATCGCTTCATCGCCAGCAGACTTTCGCGGATCGTGGCGACGTCCACGACGATCCTGGCGAGCATGACCGGCCTCACCGCCGCCCTCCGTGTCCTCGCTCTCAGCCCGGACTGGCTCGTCGGGCTGAGGACGACCATCATCGGCGTGTGGGTGATGGTTCTCGCGTGGGGTTTCCTGCACTGGGGCTTCGCACAGATCTACTTCCAGCGCAGTCTCACGGCCGACGAGCCGCAGTTCGACTTCCCCAGAACCCCACTTCCTCGCATGGTGGACTTCGTTTATTTCTCCTTCACGGTCGGAAGCAGCTTCGCCGCGTCCGATGTCACCGTGCTCTCCAGCCGCACACGGTGGACCGTGGTCTGGCACTCCGTGTCCAGCTTCTTCTTCAACGGCCTGATCATCGTGCTCGCGCTCAACACGATCATGTCCAACGGCTTCCGATAG
- a CDS encoding TasA family protein, producing the protein MDVKISTRAKVLAAIGIIAVAAVGATLAAFTDTGNVETTFTSGTLDLKFDDDQDGNPDNYLVDFSAGFDNLAPGDSVDLDLLVYNSGTIDALLSLGAPILTNSEGTPATALEDYLTVVITDTGTSTELFNGTLASASFTGLDISSGGAANGTTLNIVVSFDSAAPVGAAGQGVTVVFPFEATQA; encoded by the coding sequence ATGGACGTGAAGATCAGTACCCGCGCGAAAGTGCTGGCAGCGATCGGGATAATCGCCGTGGCAGCCGTGGGCGCGACCCTCGCGGCGTTCACCGACACAGGCAACGTGGAGACCACGTTCACCTCGGGGACACTGGACCTCAAGTTCGACGACGACCAGGACGGCAACCCGGACAACTACCTCGTCGACTTCAGCGCAGGGTTCGACAACCTCGCGCCGGGCGACTCCGTCGACCTCGACCTGCTCGTCTACAACTCCGGCACGATCGATGCGCTGCTCAGCCTCGGCGCCCCGATTCTGACGAACTCGGAGGGAACGCCGGCGACGGCTCTGGAGGACTACCTGACGGTCGTCATCACCGATACCGGCACGTCCACCGAGCTGTTCAACGGAACTTTGGCCTCGGCGTCGTTCACCGGGCTTGACATCTCCTCGGGCGGAGCGGCCAACGGGACCACTCTGAACATCGTCGTCTCCTTCGATTCGGCCGCTCCGGTCGGCGCCGCTGGACAGGGTGTCACGGTGGTGTTCCCGTTCGAAGCGACGCAGGCATAG
- the folK gene encoding 2-amino-4-hydroxy-6-hydroxymethyldihydropteridine diphosphokinase yields the protein MSRNLANPLDLPDRRAGRPETVAVVALGANLGDRHGTIRAAAERIARLPLVSDVRLSRLFETVALRLDGPDPDAPGYVNAVVLVTTRLAPEILLGMLHAIEDENGRERRERWGDRTLDLDLIAYGDIVSDDPRLQLPHPRAGERLFVLDPWLDVDPEAELLGKGKVSDLVAGLRARGEG from the coding sequence ATGAGCCGCAACCTCGCAAACCCGCTCGATCTGCCGGACCGCCGCGCCGGCCGCCCCGAAACCGTGGCGGTCGTCGCGCTCGGCGCGAACCTCGGGGACCGTCACGGGACCATCCGCGCGGCGGCCGAGCGGATCGCCCGGCTGCCGTTGGTGAGCGACGTCCGGCTCTCTCGCTTGTTCGAGACCGTCGCACTCCGCCTGGACGGTCCGGACCCCGACGCGCCCGGCTACGTGAACGCGGTCGTCCTGGTCACCACGCGACTCGCGCCCGAGATCCTTCTCGGGATGCTCCACGCCATCGAGGACGAGAACGGCAGGGAGCGCCGAGAACGGTGGGGCGACCGCACCCTCGATCTCGACCTGATCGCGTACGGCGACATCGTGTCGGACGACCCCCGCCTGCAGCTGCCGCATCCCCGGGCGGGCGAGCGGCTGTTCGTCCTCGATCCGTGGCTCGATGTCGACCCCGAGGCCGAACTGCTCGGCAAGGGAAAGGTGTCGGACCTCGTCGCCGGGCTTCGAGCACGGGGCGAGGGATGA
- a CDS encoding helix-turn-helix transcriptional regulator — MVIGRERPLAAAMDLLMAGVSVDIVGGRGSGRSTFLRALASRLEDREWTVVRARGIASLRQHSLGALHLAGFGTATGARPATLNETARALAERLRARTGVLLVDDWDDLDESSWGVVEYVRRDAGVPVVISRLQGLRARHTPTGLPASTLEPAYVIDIEPLRFDEMESVLREHLDAPVEAGTMSRLFAKSGGNVGLLLTLVDASIREQRMSRRSTGEWEASRDLWSGALRAVLEAHLEGFEDHTRDALEIIAVVGVADLETVRKLVPWEILELLEERGTIAIVPSAGRRLVTVVPPLLVEYFRHEPLATRRTRLIELVEDKLGAGLGEQESEPDEPRRSISSVDDALFVRLLQERARTLRLVTAAEWAVNPSPAAAVRYATALMHASTETVRSTVEGIIDTVDPSLGDGASLAEFVVLRAQWRAYVAGELDEALAQLRRDAADLSLGPYRRLLDAAQVRLLVNLREVPQDFTSKLEVEDDLPGPVKITLWETQMLVLVCLGRFDDARRVFAEVSTLDDGHASHLSRALMGLALLGAGRHREGMDFLGRGFDEAHGYLDVDALRTFGAALALGHMLAGDYTAADDVLETLHSAGDPAVYPPGIPLALLSISAVINIRRGKVSAGERFAAEIEKLEYPDGPLPGQSRAWPRAQLLAFEGDLTRAGEVLWSSGTDLWNRNARYAGVTELLSSLELVPSPERLADVRQKLRDLPDARSLAAYADFVAAGVAGDPAAMLASVDVLEDRGLTGLALSACKLAATAFAKAADPEREAAARAREERFRTDLAGRQIDTARFAATATALTEREKEVGRLAAEGLTNPEIAIRLVLSVRTVESHIHRLLRKLDLQGRQGLSNHLEALR; from the coding sequence ATGGTCATCGGTCGAGAGCGTCCGCTGGCCGCCGCCATGGATCTCCTGATGGCAGGCGTCAGCGTCGACATCGTGGGCGGGCGGGGGAGCGGTCGGAGCACATTCCTCCGTGCCCTGGCCTCCCGCCTCGAGGATCGGGAATGGACCGTCGTCAGGGCACGAGGAATCGCGTCGTTGCGGCAGCACAGTTTGGGCGCGCTGCACCTCGCCGGGTTCGGTACCGCGACGGGTGCTCGACCAGCGACTCTGAATGAGACGGCACGCGCGCTGGCCGAGCGACTCCGTGCGCGAACAGGGGTGCTGCTCGTGGACGACTGGGATGATCTCGACGAGTCATCCTGGGGAGTGGTCGAGTACGTCCGCCGAGACGCCGGCGTGCCGGTCGTGATATCGCGCCTCCAGGGCCTTCGTGCACGCCATACCCCGACGGGCTTGCCCGCGTCGACGCTCGAGCCTGCATACGTGATCGACATCGAGCCCCTCCGGTTCGACGAGATGGAGTCGGTGCTCAGGGAACACCTCGACGCACCGGTCGAAGCGGGAACGATGAGCCGCCTCTTCGCGAAGTCCGGAGGAAATGTCGGGCTTCTCCTCACCCTGGTCGACGCCTCGATTCGCGAACAGCGCATGTCTCGTCGGAGCACCGGGGAGTGGGAGGCATCGCGCGACCTCTGGAGCGGAGCTCTCCGTGCGGTGCTCGAAGCGCATCTCGAGGGCTTCGAGGATCACACGCGGGACGCGTTGGAGATCATCGCGGTCGTCGGCGTCGCAGACCTCGAAACGGTGCGGAAACTCGTGCCGTGGGAGATCCTCGAATTGCTCGAGGAACGGGGGACGATCGCGATCGTCCCGAGCGCAGGACGACGACTCGTGACGGTCGTTCCTCCCCTCCTCGTCGAATACTTCCGGCATGAGCCCTTGGCGACGAGAAGGACTCGCCTCATCGAACTCGTCGAGGACAAGCTCGGGGCAGGGCTCGGGGAGCAGGAGTCGGAGCCTGACGAGCCGCGGCGCAGCATCAGCAGCGTGGACGATGCTCTCTTCGTGCGTCTTCTCCAGGAACGTGCGCGGACGTTGCGCCTGGTCACGGCTGCGGAATGGGCGGTGAATCCGTCACCGGCTGCAGCGGTCCGATACGCCACGGCGCTCATGCACGCGAGTACCGAGACGGTGCGATCCACGGTGGAAGGGATCATCGACACCGTCGACCCGAGTCTGGGGGACGGCGCGAGTCTGGCCGAGTTCGTGGTCCTGCGAGCACAGTGGCGCGCGTACGTGGCGGGGGAACTCGACGAGGCGCTCGCGCAACTCCGACGGGATGCCGCTGATCTCTCCCTGGGGCCGTATCGACGTCTCCTCGATGCGGCTCAGGTGCGGTTGCTCGTCAACCTCCGTGAAGTTCCCCAGGACTTCACCTCGAAGCTCGAGGTCGAGGATGATCTGCCCGGCCCTGTGAAGATCACGCTGTGGGAGACGCAGATGCTCGTGCTCGTCTGCCTCGGTCGATTCGATGATGCGAGGCGGGTCTTCGCGGAGGTGTCGACGCTCGACGACGGACATGCTTCCCACCTTTCGCGGGCGCTCATGGGACTCGCCCTGCTCGGAGCCGGCCGGCATCGGGAGGGGATGGACTTCCTCGGCCGCGGCTTCGACGAAGCGCACGGGTATCTCGATGTGGATGCGTTACGCACGTTCGGTGCAGCCCTCGCCCTGGGGCACATGCTCGCAGGAGACTACACCGCCGCCGATGACGTCTTGGAGACCCTGCATTCCGCGGGTGATCCGGCCGTCTATCCGCCGGGCATCCCGCTCGCCTTGCTGTCGATCAGTGCGGTGATCAACATCCGACGAGGCAAGGTCTCGGCGGGGGAGCGGTTCGCCGCGGAGATAGAGAAGCTCGAATACCCCGACGGCCCCTTGCCCGGGCAGTCTCGAGCCTGGCCGAGGGCGCAACTCCTGGCCTTCGAGGGCGACCTCACTCGGGCGGGGGAGGTCCTGTGGAGTTCCGGCACGGATCTGTGGAATCGCAATGCACGATACGCAGGGGTGACGGAGCTCCTGTCCTCGCTCGAGCTGGTGCCGTCTCCCGAACGCCTGGCCGACGTTCGACAGAAACTGCGAGACCTCCCCGATGCTCGCTCGCTCGCCGCATATGCGGACTTCGTCGCGGCGGGCGTGGCCGGAGACCCCGCGGCGATGCTCGCGTCCGTCGACGTTCTGGAGGACCGAGGTCTGACCGGTCTGGCTCTCTCTGCGTGCAAGCTCGCCGCAACGGCGTTCGCCAAGGCCGCGGATCCGGAGCGGGAAGCCGCGGCACGGGCACGAGAAGAGCGTTTCCGGACCGACCTTGCCGGGCGACAGATAGACACCGCTCGGTTCGCCGCAACGGCCACTGCGCTCACCGAAAGGGAGAAGGAGGTCGGTCGGCTGGCGGCCGAGGGCCTGACGAATCCGGAGATCGCGATCCGACTCGTTCTCAGTGTCAGGACGGTGGAGAGCCATATCCATCGACTTCTCCGCAAGCTGGATCTGCAAGGGCGACAGGGCCTGAGCAACCACCTGGAGGCCCTTCGCTGA
- a CDS encoding alpha/beta hydrolase: MVGVALAVVFAVLGLHLSLVAGLIAGAVALFGATWLLTALAHKTWPPSNTRPRPALGRRKSPYLVAGATLVVASVTAGTTVLAPVEGTETPIAAPEPSFWDLETGSRIAYWEYEAEGDETSPTPIIYVHGGPGGFTDEQDFSFIPQLAETGHDVYLYDQPGAGLSPDLELDEYTEERWLADLDAIREKTESEKAILIGQSAGGYIVEAYAANYPDHVEKAILTAPGGYLASDELTAAEAAEGAELERLDPDFHNRSGDVAKMQEALTPRILVAVALQGFGMTSASANLVSQDELKRWSATALDSGFGLNFMSNMELNSEFTEHMPDTIQRLEELDIPTMMLKPQFDYVSWTAQYAYVEANRDMQVVYIEGAEHRAWALQPEASFDAIATFIDGGVQEVYTGSESPAITLGDD, from the coding sequence GTGGTCGGCGTTGCACTCGCCGTCGTCTTCGCCGTTCTCGGGCTGCACCTCAGCCTGGTCGCGGGTCTGATCGCGGGTGCCGTGGCCCTCTTCGGGGCTACCTGGCTGCTGACCGCTCTCGCCCACAAGACGTGGCCGCCCTCGAACACACGACCGCGCCCCGCGCTGGGCCGACGCAAGTCTCCCTATCTGGTCGCGGGCGCCACTCTGGTCGTCGCCTCTGTGACCGCCGGCACCACCGTGCTCGCCCCGGTCGAGGGTACGGAGACGCCCATCGCCGCGCCGGAGCCCAGCTTCTGGGACCTCGAGACCGGGTCCCGCATCGCGTACTGGGAATATGAGGCAGAAGGCGACGAGACGTCGCCGACGCCGATCATCTACGTCCACGGCGGCCCCGGCGGGTTCACCGACGAACAGGACTTCAGCTTCATCCCCCAGCTGGCCGAGACCGGGCACGATGTCTATCTCTACGATCAGCCGGGCGCAGGTCTCTCACCCGACCTCGAACTCGACGAATACACCGAGGAGCGCTGGCTCGCTGACCTCGACGCCATCCGCGAGAAGACGGAGTCGGAGAAAGCAATCTTGATCGGCCAGTCGGCCGGTGGGTACATCGTGGAGGCCTACGCAGCGAACTACCCGGACCACGTCGAGAAGGCGATCCTCACGGCTCCCGGCGGCTACCTCGCATCTGACGAGCTCACGGCAGCGGAGGCCGCCGAAGGGGCAGAGCTCGAGCGTCTCGACCCGGATTTCCACAACCGCAGTGGCGATGTCGCGAAGATGCAGGAAGCGCTGACCCCTCGGATCCTCGTGGCAGTCGCCTTGCAGGGATTCGGCATGACAAGCGCTTCGGCCAACCTCGTGTCGCAGGACGAGCTCAAGCGGTGGTCGGCGACAGCACTGGATTCGGGCTTCGGACTCAACTTCATGTCGAACATGGAGCTCAACTCCGAGTTCACGGAGCACATGCCGGACACGATCCAGCGTCTCGAAGAGCTGGACATCCCGACGATGATGCTCAAGCCGCAGTTCGACTACGTGAGCTGGACGGCACAGTACGCCTACGTCGAAGCGAACCGTGACATGCAGGTCGTCTACATCGAAGGGGCGGAGCACCGGGCATGGGCCCTGCAGCCGGAGGCGTCGTTCGATGCCATCGCCACCTTCATCGACGGCGGCGTGCAAGAGGTGTACACCGGTTCGGAGTCCCCCGCCATCACGCTCGGCGACGACTGA
- a CDS encoding PH domain-containing protein, producing MSEPQLPPSPSAQATASEPSTSLANGEWHRMHPLTPLFKGGLVLIIVAGITIANMRDRLIAWAVALFAPEEARYGDYAGADPVEWVLANNLILVVLLGVLGLAIVLILIFWFVWRFQQFRITGDHVEVRKGIIFRSHRRAPLDRVQGVNLTRPFPARIIGLAKLEVVGAGNDANVELEYLATARAESVRSDILRLASGARAARAAAQNPDPTAAADAPTSARAQLVGSMNEGVNGLLAGVDLADVVPESVVKIPTGRLVGSQLISGLLWFVFFGAIFAIAFGSALIGMFVDGDTGGGIVLLGLGLGMGVPMVIAVVGITWAQISKSLRYSIAPTPDGVRITYGLLTTVTETLPPGRIFAVEVSQSLLWRPFGWWTIRINRMSGKSAAQQSSGSGQQFNVVLPVGKRADVERVLGLVLPDVPAANIPELWEHGIVGPAEGDAYRTMPRRARWRRPFSWKRHGYLVTDFGLLLRRGIVWRKLAVFPLARLQGVSLSQGPIDRAQRVSGAQVHTVPGPITGYLSGLERADALALLDGVVVAAAEAASRDRSHRWSEHSPTASEPTPPAPPAYTGPPPVSPPPPYTGTPPVAPPPPYSGPPAAPPPPPATPPQPRSEQ from the coding sequence GTGAGCGAGCCGCAGCTCCCGCCGTCTCCGAGTGCGCAGGCGACGGCCTCGGAGCCGTCCACGAGCCTCGCCAACGGCGAGTGGCACCGCATGCATCCGCTCACCCCGCTCTTCAAGGGCGGGCTAGTGCTCATCATCGTCGCCGGCATCACGATCGCGAACATGCGCGATCGCCTCATCGCGTGGGCCGTGGCCCTGTTCGCGCCGGAGGAGGCGCGTTACGGTGACTACGCCGGGGCCGACCCCGTCGAGTGGGTGCTCGCGAACAACCTGATCCTGGTCGTGCTGCTCGGCGTGCTCGGTCTCGCGATCGTGCTGATACTGATCTTCTGGTTCGTCTGGCGCTTCCAGCAGTTCCGCATCACCGGTGACCACGTCGAAGTGCGCAAGGGCATCATCTTCCGCTCGCACCGTCGGGCACCGCTCGATCGGGTGCAGGGCGTCAATCTCACCCGCCCCTTCCCCGCTCGCATCATCGGCCTCGCCAAGCTCGAGGTCGTCGGCGCGGGCAACGACGCGAACGTGGAGCTGGAGTATCTCGCAACGGCTCGCGCGGAGTCCGTCCGGTCGGACATCCTCCGCCTGGCTTCCGGAGCGAGGGCGGCACGCGCTGCGGCCCAGAACCCTGATCCCACTGCCGCGGCGGACGCGCCTACCTCTGCTCGCGCGCAGCTGGTCGGCTCGATGAACGAGGGCGTCAACGGACTCCTCGCGGGGGTGGACCTCGCCGATGTCGTCCCTGAGAGCGTCGTCAAGATCCCGACGGGCCGTCTGGTCGGCTCCCAGCTGATCTCGGGCCTGCTCTGGTTCGTGTTCTTCGGCGCGATCTTCGCGATCGCTTTCGGCAGCGCGCTGATCGGCATGTTCGTCGACGGCGACACGGGCGGCGGGATCGTGCTGCTCGGCCTGGGCCTCGGCATGGGTGTGCCGATGGTCATCGCGGTCGTCGGTATCACCTGGGCGCAGATCTCGAAGTCGTTGCGCTATTCGATCGCCCCGACGCCCGACGGCGTACGCATCACCTACGGTCTCCTCACCACGGTGACCGAGACGCTTCCGCCCGGACGCATCTTCGCGGTCGAGGTGTCGCAGTCCCTGCTGTGGCGTCCGTTCGGCTGGTGGACGATCCGGATCAACCGGATGAGCGGCAAGAGCGCCGCGCAGCAGTCCTCCGGAAGCGGACAGCAGTTCAACGTGGTGCTCCCGGTCGGCAAGCGGGCCGACGTCGAGCGTGTCCTCGGGCTGGTTCTGCCGGACGTTCCGGCGGCGAACATCCCGGAACTCTGGGAGCACGGCATCGTGGGTCCGGCGGAGGGCGATGCCTACCGGACGATGCCTCGTCGAGCGCGGTGGCGGCGTCCGTTCTCGTGGAAGCGGCACGGCTATCTCGTGACCGATTTCGGGCTGCTGCTTCGTCGCGGGATCGTGTGGCGCAAGCTCGCCGTGTTCCCGCTCGCGCGCCTGCAGGGCGTGTCCCTCAGCCAGGGACCGATCGATCGAGCACAGCGGGTGTCGGGGGCACAGGTTCACACCGTTCCCGGTCCGATCACGGGTTACCTCTCCGGACTCGAGCGTGCCGATGCCCTGGCGCTGCTCGACGGTGTCGTGGTCGCCGCCGCTGAGGCCGCGTCGCGCGACAGGAGCCACCGATGGAGCGAGCATTCGCCCACCGCATCTGAGCCGACTCCTCCGGCGCCCCCGGCCTACACGGGGCCGCCTCCGGTCTCTCCTCCGCCTCCGTACACAGGGACGCCTCCGGTCGCACCTCCGCCTCCGTACTCCGGGCCTCCCGCCGCGCCGCCGCCTCCACCGGCGACGCCGCCGCAGCCGCGGTCGGAGCAGTGA
- a CDS encoding PH domain-containing protein, which yields MTQNPETTPLNPAEGTDLAALDQGTYSKLRTARNEARLELDGTWHQISPRYVVSQIVQNVIFIVLVAVAAVVLNLVLHQQWVWIPAGVILLITVFALVILPRQARAIGYMLRADDIVFRKGILWQRMIAVPYGRMQLVDITQGPLDRAFGIAQLKMVTAAATTGVQIPGLTQEAAEALRDTLIHVAETRRTGL from the coding sequence ATGACTCAGAACCCAGAGACCACGCCCCTCAACCCGGCGGAGGGCACTGATCTCGCCGCCCTCGACCAGGGCACATACTCGAAGCTGCGCACCGCGCGCAACGAGGCCCGGCTGGAGCTCGACGGCACCTGGCACCAGATCTCGCCCCGCTACGTCGTGTCCCAGATCGTGCAGAACGTGATCTTCATCGTCCTGGTGGCCGTCGCGGCCGTCGTGCTGAACCTGGTGCTGCACCAGCAGTGGGTGTGGATCCCCGCCGGCGTGATCCTGCTGATCACCGTTTTCGCTCTCGTCATCCTTCCGCGCCAGGCCAGGGCGATCGGATACATGTTGCGTGCCGATGACATCGTCTTCCGCAAGGGAATCCTCTGGCAGCGCATGATCGCGGTTCCCTATGGACGCATGCAGCTGGTGGACATCACGCAAGGACCTCTCGATCGCGCTTTCGGTATCGCCCAGTTGAAGATGGTCACCGCGGCGGCGACGACCGGCGTGCAGATCCCCGGGCTCACCCAGGAGGCCGCGGAGGCACTTCGCGACACGCTCATCCACGTTGCCGAGACCCGTCGGACCGGCCTGTGA